CCAGCCACAGCAACCAGTCATCAGCTGTGCCCCGGAGTGCTGCTCATCCACCACAACAGCCTAGTAGCACACAGCTACACGTCTTCAACACATACTTCGGGCACATTGTAGGAGGGAATCTGCCACCTAAGGTATCTCAACAAACATGTAATAAAGTAGTTTTGAAATGTGAATTAGGTCTCAATGAGACACTTGCCAAGTTTTggacaaatgaaaaagttcCAGAGAGATTTGTTGAACAAACATCTGAGCAAGAACTttgtgaaaaaatctttcaaagtTCAGTTAAATTAGTTAATAACCAGTTTGAAGTTCctatacctttaaaaatacctttGTCAGATGTAAACGATACTCTTGGTGGGTCTTTTCACTTAgcattaaaaaggtttttaaattTGGAAAAGAGATTGCATAGTAATCCTGATTTATTCATGCAATATCAAAATTTCATTCATGAATATCTATCTCTTGGTCATGGTCATTATGTTGATATAGAATTGTATGATTTATGTAAGCATGCAGTATATTTTTTGCCACACCATGCGGTTATTAATAACAATAGCAAAACTACAAAGCTTCGCACAGTGTTTGATGGTtcaatgaaaacaaacaaaaaagtttctttGAATGATTTACAACTTAATGGGCCAGTGGTTCAAAAGGAATTATTTgacatcattttattatttcgttTAGGTAGATACACATTTACTACAGATATAAGGCGTAtgtttagaaatattaaaatagaccCTCAATACACttcccttcaaaatattttgtggaGGGACAATCCGGACGAGCCAGTTAAGTGTATTAGATTAGACACAGTTACATATGGCTTGAAAAGTTCAAGTTACTTAGCAACTCGTTGTATAGATGAgctagcaaataaatatgaaaagttaTACCCACTAGCTTCATCCATTATCAAAAATAATCAGTATGTTGATGATATTAtatatagtaataataatttagaaacCACTGTCAGTGCCAGAGACCAACTTCGTGATTTGCTTAAATTAGGTAGTTTTAACACTCATAAATGGTCatcaaataatgaaaatgtgttAAGTACTATACCATCAAACGAAAGACATTTTGATAGTTTAGAATTGcaaaaagataattattataTGAAAGCCCTAGGACTTCAAATAAATGTAAAGGATGATCACTTTATAATCTCTACTCCAGAACCATTTGATACAAAAAAGGTTACAAAAAGGAGCATACTTAGTTATATAGGTAGATTCTATGACCCAATGGGATTTGTGAGCCCAATTGTGGTCACAGCAAAGGCCATAATGCAAAAATTATGGTTACTGAACACAGGTTGGAATGACAGTCCGCCTGCAAATGTTCAGCAAGAATGGTTTAATTATACCAATAATTTAGCTGCAATGCAGCCTATCCTATTAGATAGGAATATTAGTGTTTCAGAAGGAGACTCGGCAGATTTAATCGGCTTTGCTGACGCTTCGAGTAAGACAGCCTACGGATGCTGTGTGTACCTGCGAGTCACAGACCAAACAGGTACAACGAAATTGCATCTACTTTGTTCGAAGTCGCGAATCAATCCTATCCAAAAGAAAGGCATGACTGTGCCAAGGCTTGAATTGAATGCTGCACTCTTGCTATCAAAATTGGTTTTGAGGACTCATGATACACTCAGAGTCAAAATTAACATCAGGCATGTTTGTTTATTCAGCGACTCGCAAATCGTTCTTGCATGGCTAAACACTGAGCTAACAAAACTTCAAGCTTACGTATCGAACAGAGTAAGTGTAATTCGTCAAAACACATCTGGATACAGTTGGCATTATGTCAATACGCATGACAATCCTGCTGATCTCATTAGCCGAGGCGTCAACCCGAATGAGCTGAGTAGCTGCGATATTTGGTGGAATGGCCCTAAGTTCCTGCAAAACAGTGAGTACAAGTTTGCTGCTTATAGCTCACCAGCTGAGTCACTCACAGAGGAGCGCTGCTTAGCTCCTTCCAGCAACTTGGTGTGCCAAAATCCCAATCCGCTTGACTATGTGTTCAAGCGCTTGCATAATTActctaatataaataaaatagtaaggCTATTAGCATACATATTGcgatttttaaacaatattaacaaaaataattctaaaataaatacaaactatCTGCAAAGTTCTGAGTTAGATAATGCATTAATGttacttattaaatatgaacaaagtatatattttaaatctgaAATCAAAGCAATAAGCAATAATAAGAGCTTGAAGGGGAATCTAGTTGAGTTGCATCCCTTTCTTGACAATAGGGGTCTATTGCGCGTTGGTGGCAGGCTGCATTATGCTAATATAGCTTATTCACAAAAACATCCTGTCATACTACCTAAGGGCTCTTCAATTACTAGCTTGCTTATAAGGTGTGAACATGAAAGGCTACTGCACGCAGGGCCTAAGCTTTTACTCTCGCATCTCAATCAAAGGTTTTGGATTGTTAATGGCTTATTAGAAGTTAAGAAAGTAACTCACAAATGTATTGTATGTTTCAGACAAAAGGCCTTAGCAGCCAAGCAACTGATGGGCTCCTTGCCGGCTGCACGTGTAACAGCCACCAGCAGGCCATTTGAGAAAGTCGGCGTGGATTTCGCTGGGCCAATTGATGTGAAACTCTCTCGCGTAAGACGATCTTTAATAGGTAAAGGGTATATCTGTGTATTCGTATGTTTCGCGACAAAAGCAGTTCACTTAGAACTTGCATCAGATTTGACCACGGAAACCTTTCTTGCGTGCTTAAGGAGATTTATCTCCAGACGAGGTTTGCCCACCGAAATTCACTGCGACAATGCAAGTACTTTTAAAAGTGCAAGGAGTCAATTAGTTGAGCTCTACAAGCTGCAAGCTTCGCAGAGCCACCAAATGCAGGTTCAAAGATTTACCGCCGAGCGTGGGATACAATTTCACTTTATACCATGTTACTCACCTACATTTGGCGGGCTCTGGGAAGCGGCAGTTAAGAGCACGAAGTTTCACTTAAAaagaatattacaaaaaaccGTTCTAACTTATGAACAGCTTAATACTGTATTAACTGAAATCGAAGCAGTGCTTAATTCTAGGCCACTCTTACCTTTATCTTCAAACTCTgatgattattgttatttaacacCTGGTCACTTTATTATAGGTAGTGCTTTGTCAATGTatcctgaaataaatgtatgcAACGTTCCACAAAATAGACTTAAGTTTTGGCAACTATGTAATTCTTTAAAACAATCCTTTTGGAAAGTGTGGCAccaatgttatttaaatttattacaaaacaggCCTAAGTGGCGTGATACAGTTTGTAATGTTAAGTTAGGCaacttagttattttaaaagaggACAATATTCCTCCTATGTCATGGCCAATGGCACGAATTGTTAAATTATTTCCAGGACATGATGGAAAAATTAGGGCAGTTGATGTTAGGACACCAAATGGGAAAACCCATACCCGTGCCatcaataaaatttgtttactgCCAATAGAATATGATGATAGTACTTAAGAAATTGtattaatgtttaataataaGTCATATTTGTAAAACCATATAAGTTATAGTTTTTTACTCTTATGTAGTGTAAAACATAATTGTAAGTTATTGTATAagtaataaatagataaatacatagcataaataataatgtaacctTCACTCTAgtttcttttgatttatttcaaataattgttatttgtgttttcTGTGAGGCCGCAGCATGTTGGATTTTATAAATTGCAacattaacttaatttttattatatttttgtactgtgGCAATTTTTCTCTCTCTTGCTCTGCGACACGGACCGAATAGACGTATGTAATTATTTGCAATCgttttatttactgaaaatcTGAATCTCCTGCATCAGCGCACCAGCCCTATCAACCCACT
The DNA window shown above is from Helicoverpa zea isolate HzStark_Cry1AcR chromosome 16, ilHelZeax1.1, whole genome shotgun sequence and carries:
- the LOC124637506 gene encoding uncharacterized protein LOC124637506 isoform X2; its protein translation is MQYQNFIHEYLSLGHGHYVDIELYDLCKHAVYFLPHHAVINNNSKTTKLRTVFDGSMKTNKKVSLNDLQLNGPVVQKELFDIILLFRLGRYTFTTDIRRMFRNIKIDPQYTSLQNILWRDNPDEPVKCIRLDTVTYGLKSSSYLATRCIDELANKYEKLYPLASSIIKNNQYVDDIIYSNNNLETTVSARDQLRDLLKLGSFNTHKWSSNNENVLSTIPSNERHFDSLELQKDNYYMKALGLQINVKDDHFIISTPEPFDTKKVTKRSILSYIGRFYDPMGFVSPIVVTAKAIMQKLWLLNTGWNDSPPANVQQEWFNYTNNLAAMQPILLDRNISVSEGDSADLIGFADASSKTAYGCCVYLRVTDQTDKRP
- the LOC124637506 gene encoding uncharacterized protein LOC124637506 isoform X3, whose product is MLCVPASHRPNRQKALAAKQLMGSLPAARVTATSRPFEKVGVDFAGPIDVKLSRVRRSLIGKGYICVFVCFATKAVHLELASDLTTETFLACLRRFISRRGLPTEIHCDNASTFKSARSQLVELYKLQASQSHQMQVQRFTAERGIQFHFIPCYSPTFGGLWEAAVKSTKFHLKRILQKTVLTYEQLNTVLTEIEAVLNSRPLLPLSSNSDDYCYLTPGHFIIGSALSMYPEINVCNVPQNRLKFWQLCNSLKQSFWKVWHQCYLNLLQNRPKWRDTVCNVKLGNLVILKEDNIPPMSWPMARIVKLFPGHDGKIRAVDVRTPNGKTHTRAINKICLLPIEYDDST
- the LOC124637506 gene encoding uncharacterized protein LOC124637506 isoform X1; the encoded protein is MTVPRLELNAALLLSKLVLRTHDTLRVKINIRHVCLFSDSQIVLAWLNTELTKLQAYVSNRVSVIRQNTSGYSWHYVNTHDNPADLISRGVNPNELSSCDIWWNGPKFLQNSEYKFAAYSSPAESLTEERCLAPSSNLVCQNPNPLDYVFKRLHNYSNINKIVRLLAYILRFLNNINKNNSKINTNYLQSSELDNALMLLIKYEQSIYFKSEIKAISNNKSLKGNLVELHPFLDNRGLLRVGGRLHYANIAYSQKHPVILPKGSSITSLLIRCEHERLLHAGPKLLLSHLNQRFWIVNGLLEVKKVTHKCIVCFRQKALAAKQLMGSLPAARVTATSRPFEKVGVDFAGPIDVKLSRVRRSLIGKGYICVFVCFATKAVHLELASDLTTETFLACLRRFISRRGLPTEIHCDNASTFKSARSQLVELYKLQASQSHQMQVQRFTAERGIQFHFIPCYSPTFGGLWEAAVKSTKFHLKRILQKTVLTYEQLNTVLTEIEAVLNSRPLLPLSSNSDDYCYLTPGHFIIGSALSMYPEINVCNVPQNRLKFWQLCNSLKQSFWKVWHQCYLNLLQNRPKWRDTVCNVKLGNLVILKEDNIPPMSWPMARIVKLFPGHDGKIRAVDVRTPNGKTHTRAINKICLLPIEYDDST